One region of Gammaproteobacteria bacterium genomic DNA includes:
- a CDS encoding helix-turn-helix transcriptional regulator has product MNKSLSYWQGILNEVLNKGNINYAFLYTNLGPEDRDELAKNARDPKRERIYLNGEFSGIYLTPRESDCLCALASGRTVKTVARELNLSHRTVEFYLKNLKAKFGCSNKGELLALVAETDLVTFLESAENL; this is encoded by the coding sequence ATGAATAAATCGCTTAGTTATTGGCAGGGAATTCTTAATGAAGTTTTAAATAAAGGTAATATTAATTACGCATTTCTTTATACAAATTTAGGCCCAGAAGATAGAGATGAATTAGCGAAAAATGCTCGTGATCCCAAACGCGAGCGAATTTATTTGAATGGAGAATTTTCTGGAATTTATCTCACACCACGTGAGAGTGATTGTTTGTGTGCATTAGCAAGCGGTAGAACAGTAAAGACAGTTGCGCGCGAATTAAATCTATCGCATCGAACTGTTGAATTTTATCTAAAAAATCTCAAAGCGAAGTTCGGTTGTTCAAACAAGGGCGAATTGCTCGCATTGGTTGCAGAAACGGATTTAGTAACTTTTCTGGAATCAGCTGAAAATTTATGA